The stretch of DNA CTCTTGCATGTCAtgttacttgtgcaatggcatggACTCCTGAAGCTACCTTGATAACACGAACAAGCTTTAGAAGTAAGGTTGTACAATAAACAAAAGCCACGAAAACAAAATGACAGAAAGGGGCAAAGGTTTGGTAATCAAAGGAGCCTACTTTGGCAGATTAAAAATCTGAATACTTAATTAAGCACATGCTCCCAGGATTGCCAGCCATCATAGACGCTCTGTTTAGGCGTCGCTGCAATGGCATGGACTGACACAGAGGGGAAAAACTATGCTCAACCATAATCCAGACTGACTTTTCCTTCACTAAGCCTTTCCTGACTGGCATATATATCCAGTCCAGTttaaattctactccctccgtccgaaaatagttgtcatcaaaatggatggaaagggatgtatctagaacgttACATCCtacgttctagatacatccctttccatccattttgatgacaactattttcggacggagggagtacaatctaTAACCCCCCTTCTATTACGCATCAGCAGAACACCTGTTGTTtcctcaaaaaggaaaaaaaaataggGGTGCAGTTAGCACACCAAGGGTTCTCAATGTCTACactggaatttcataggaattgctTGGAAAAAGCATCACTTATCGTATATCTATAACAAAGAAAAGAAACACTAATTACTTTCAGACTGAAACCAAAAAAAACGCAGCTACATAGGTCATTTCTTTAAAGAATGGCTATAACCGAAGGCCTTCATTTTATTTTAAAGCCCTGTTTGGAATCCCTCGGTGGAGCTGACTCCGTGGAGTTGTAGAGCTCGGTTTTACCCGCTCCTAAAAAATTAGCTACAGATTTGTCCGCTTCGGGAGCGCGGTCCAGGGAGCGGAGAGAAGCCAAACGCGGCCTAAGTAGATATAGATTCCAAGTCCCTTTATTTGTAGAACAACTAGAAGGATGCCTGGATCTCCTTGATGCGTGCGTTCTGATGCATTAGACCCTCACCGACCAGAGGGGGCAGTTGCAGCTGCAGCAGCAGGACCGGGATAGAAGCTCCAGCTCccttccggcgcccccgcagctccAATGACCACATCCAGCAGCAGCAAGAATGGAAGGGGGACAACGCCGCCAAATCGATTCGCCGCAGCAATGGAGCCCACGCAGTCGCACAAGCACCACCCGCGGCGGACCAACTCCAGCAGCAGCAAGAGCGAATCACCGACCAGATGGAGATGGATAGAAACCCTACCCCAGCCGCCACGCCACAGACCGCGCGTTCCACCAAGGAAAAAGAAGTCTCCCACACTTACAGTCTTCTCAAGCATTTCAATGATACTTCATGCCAAGCCAACACATCAAAATAGCGCTTAAAAAAGCAAGATGGCTTAGAAACAGAAAATGAGTTAATCAGTACTCTCATATTAATTACTCTAGAAAGTAGCATTCTTTCAATATACGAAATTGCAAACCGTTGATAATTTAGTACCATTGACACATGCACTAGGGATGAGACTAATGTGCCGTCTACTGTTTCATTATCCGCAAAATTATTGAATATGAAGAGATTGTTTGCATATGAACACGGAATTTCTACTAAAACATCCGAATGGGGATGAGGATGCCAGCCGTGCGGTAAGTTCACATCCAGGTACGAGACGGGCTAGCTTGGTGGACTGGGATGTACAACCGTTCTCGCTTCCGCGGTGGTGTGCCGCGTCTAGCGGACGGCGGTGGAGAAGGGAGCCCGTGGTAAGAGCTCAAGCCGGCGCCAAACCTCCCCTTCTACCCTCCCTTTGCGCTGAAGAAGCACATGGCTTTGCTAGGGTTTCGGGCTGGCTGGCTAGGGTTTTCTGGTCATTGGCGAGGGAGTAAAGATGGGCAGATGTGGACCGGGAGTGGATGAGGCCGGCCTCGCCGCACGCGTCCATTAAAAAGGACGGGCGCGCAGTCTTTCCACACATTGCCAGGTGAGCCTTTGGTAGGTGGCCATGTTAATTATGACCGCTTGAGGTTGTTGGCCGGCCGACATGTGGAGCCGCGGTGGACATCGAGGGGACGCGCGCCGCGTCCGCGCCAACACATTTCAGACCCAAATTTGGGCCGAAAATGGGTCCGCGCAGACGGGTTTTGagaatgggtcggcgcgttggaccATCATTTTTGTCCGCGACGATCCAAACGGACGCCGGCGGACGAAATGGGTGGAGTTGCTCTTATCACACATTCCATGTGGCTGGGCTAGTTAACTGTTGTTATTGGGGTAATCAATCAAtcaaggtaataataaagttaagaCGGTAAGCATTTAGATGCTTGTCAACCGTTGATCTATCAAGTTGGTGCTGGGACGAATCGAATCGGAGCCGTTGGTTATCTGAATCCCAATCCCGAAGTGTCGTTATCCAGACCAGAGTGCACTCTGCTCCGTTACGTCAGTGTGCTTCAGCTTCAGCTTGAGTAGTGCTCACATCTCCCCCACCCTCCCAAGAAGAGGAGCAAAGGCCGGCGGGAGAGCGGAGCAGAGTGCAGATCCTTCCCGTTCCCGGCGACAACCGTTGGAGAGGAACACGTCCGCGACAGCCGGCGACCGCATCGTCTTcttccccacccccaccccacccgtgAGGCTCGCTCTCCCTCCCCCCTGCGCCGAAACCCTAGCCGGTTCTTGGTTGGATGAATCGCTTCCACTTCTTGGTTGGATGTTTTTAGTGGATTCTGGCGTAAGATAGATGCACTGTGCTTTACTAGCATAGGGATAGATTTAGAGTAGATTGAGTGGACTAATCGAGATTTCGACTCAGCTAGCGTTGTGATTTTGGATATTCTGACCTGGATTCAGTTTTGGTTTGTCCCCCGTTTTGAGCGAATTCGATTCGAGCGCCCCCTCCCCTGCAATGGCAGGGaatgaaagattgagaaacttctcAACAACATTTTAATGCAGCCGTATCATCAGTTAGAGGGCTAGAGCAGCACTTGTCCATGTGCACATGCTGAATGTACGTACAGATGTATGCTGCTAGCAGAAAGAAAGACACTAGCATCGAAATGTTCTGAATCTTCTGTTTGATTGGTTTTTGGCAATACTATATAATCAGGAAGTTTTTTTTTCATTAGTTTTGAAGGAATTTCCCGAGTACAGGTTATGCATGTCTACTTTTCATAATTGCATGTGCACCTACGTGTATATACACTATACACAATGACTAATGACCGCCTCACGTACTGATGCATGCATCCAcacgttttatttatttatttatctcaTGGATGTTATGACCTGCACTAGTCACGTATTGATCATGTACAAATTTAAGCTAACCCTGCAGACGACTCGGTGCAGTTCGCATCTCCGTAGACGCCGCGGCCAGGTCGTACATAGACCCAGGCCCGACGTGCACGTCATGTATTTTGGCCATGGGCTACGGTGGCATCGGATCAACTTGAGCGAGGGTCAAAGCTCAATGTTTATCCACTCAAACGGCCCATGATATTCGGGATGGCAAAACAACCAGCGACGGCGGGACGCGGCACCCTGCTCTGCCTATATATAGACTCACAAAGCCATTTGCAAGGAGGGAGGCCTCGCACCAGGAGGCACCAGGAGGAACGCCCCAGGAGGCGACGGCGCGCCCGCGGCCGCGCAATCGCAAACCATACACCAGATGTGATGGCCGAGGAGGAAGAgacgccggcgacggcggcggtctGCCCACGGCGAGCATGCAGGCGTCGGAGGAGATGAAGAAACGGGAGCANNNNNNNNNNNNNNNNNNNNNNNNNNNNNNNNNNNNNNNNNNNNNNNNNNNNNNNNNNNNNNNNNNNNNNNNNNNNNNNNNNNNNNNNNNNNNNNNNNNNNNNNNNNNNNNNNNNNNNNNNNNNNNNNNNNNNNNNNNNNNNNNNNNNNNNNNNNNNNNNNNNNNNNNNNNNNNNNNNNNNNNNNNNNNNNNNNNNNNNNNNNNNNNNNNNNNNNNNNNNNNNNNNNNNNNNNNNNNNNNNNNNNNNNNNNNNNNNNNNNNNNNNNNNNNNNNNNNNNNNNNNNNNNNNNNNNNNNNNNNNNNNNNNNNNNNNNNNNNNNNNNNNNNNNNNNNNNNNNNNNNNNNNNNNNNNNNNNNNNNNNNNNNNNNNNNNNNNNNNNNNNNNNNNNNNNNNNNNNNNNNNNNNNNNNNNNNNNNNNNNNNNNNNNNNNNNNNNNNNNNNNNNNNNNNNNNNNNNNNNNNNNNNNNNNNNNNNNNNNNNNNNNNNNNNNNNNNNNNNNNNNNNNNNNNNNNNNNNNNNNNNNNNNNNNNNNNNNNNNNNNNNNNNNNNNNNNNNNNNNNNNNNNNNNNNNNNNNNNNNNNNNNNNNNNNNNNNNNNNNNNNNNNNNNNNNNNNNNNNNNNNNNNNNNNNNNNNNNNNNNNNNNNNNNNNNNNNNNNNNNNNNNNNNNNNNNNNNNNNNNNNNNNNNNNNNNNNNNNNNNNNNNNNNNNNNNNNNNNNNNNNNNNNNNNNNNNNNNNNNNNNNNNNNNNNNNNNNNNNNNNNNNNNNNNNNNNNNNNNNNNNNNNNNNNNNNNNNNNNNNNNNNNNNNNNNNNNNNNNNNNNNNNNNNNNNNNNNNNNNNNNNNNNNNNNNNNNNNNNNNNNNNNNNNNNNNNNNNNNNNNNNNNNNNNNNNNNNNNNNNNNNNNNNNNNNNNNNNNNNNNNNNNNNNNNNNNNNNNNNNNNNNNNNNNNNNNNNNNNNNNNNNNNNNNNNNNNNNNNNNNNNNNNNNNNNNNNNNNNNNNNNNNNNNNNNNNNNNNNNNNNNNNNNNNNNNNNNNNNNNNNNNNNNNNNNNNNNNNNNNNNNNNNNNNNNNNNNNNNNNNNNNNNNNNNNNNNNNNNNNNNNNNNNNNNNNNNNNNNNNNNNNNNNNNNNNNNNNNNNNNNNNNNNNNNNNNNNNNNNNNNNNNNNNNNNNNNNNNNNNNNNNNNNNNNNNNNNNNNNNNNNNNNNNNNNNNNNNNNNNNNNNNNNNNNNNNNNNNNNNNNNNNNNNNNNNNNNNNNNNNNNNNNNNNNNNNNNNNNNNNNNNNNNNNNNNNNNNNNNNNNNNNNNNNNNNNNNNNNNNNNNNNNNNNNNNNNNNNNNNNNNNNNNNNNNNNNNNNNNNNNNNNNNNNNNNNNNNNNNNNNNNNNNNNNNNNNNNNNNNNNNNNNNNNNNNNNNNNNNNNNNNNNNNNNNNNNNNNNNNNNNNNNNNNNNNNNNNTCTTCACCAAGCCCGCGCTATGGACGCTGACGCCATCGAGGTCGATGTCCCGGAGGTCAACGCCACGGTGGCTGCCCTCCACTCATCGCCGCTAGACCATGATGCCGTTTAGCCAACCATGGTGCTCCCCACCGGATTCTTCACCAAGCTAGCTCTATGGAGGCCAACGGCACACAAGTCACCATCACCACTCACGCCCACTTCGCCACGAGGCGCCGCGGAAGGACAACGGCACAGAGCATGCCACGATGCCGCCCACCGTTCGATGTCGCCAAGCCGGCGCCATGGAGGCCGATGCCACGGAGACCACCCCCACTCCTCGCGCCCACTTCGTCACACGGTGCCGCGGAACACAATGACACAGGGCACGCCACGGCGCCGCCCACCGTCAATATCGTCAAGATGGTGCCTTGGAGGTCGATGACACGTAGGTCAGCCTCACCGCTCTATGGAGCCCGTCGTCCGCTTCGTCGCGCTGGAGGGACGCCGCTGAAGACGGTGATCTGGAGTTCGCCGTCGGGCCATTCGTTCACTTCATCAAGATGGTGTCGTAGAAGTCGACGACGCAGAACTCGCCATCACACTGCTCACCTCCATTTCATCACGCCGAGGACCACGACATGGTGCTCGCCACGATGCCTCCCGGCGTTCAAATCACCCGTCACACCCTTCGCCCACCTCGACGAGCCGGTACCATGAAGGACGAAGCCGTGGACCATGTCGACATCACTGACTCCTTCACGTGGCATGACGGTGCTGCTCGCGTCTCCTTCAAGGGAAACGAGATCCCATTTGGCATCGGGTTAGTGCCTATCCTTCATCTCGTCCGGACTCGATGGTGCCTTGGCGATGGTGTCACGTTAGTCCAGCCAAACATCATGAAGTGGTCTACACAAGAACAAGAAGGCATGCTCCTGATACGTACTCGTGTGCGTCTAAGGCGTGAAGATGGCCGTTTGGCTCACCACCGCATGAAGCAATGGACGTGGTACTCGGGATGTCGCCACACATGCCGTCCATTTCCAGCCGGAGGATTTCGTCTACATCAAATGCTATAGAAGAATGAAGCTGAACATTAAGTACCTCTGAATGTGTGGCAGTGCACTACATAAGTGGCCTTTGCACATGCATGGGCCATGCACGTAGCCAATGGCGAGGTGGCATGCTCACCGCTTGTCGTCGTTCGCTTCAGCGCGTCTTACATCATTCAAGAAGAAGAGGTGGAGCTCGTCACAGCGTCGTACATTCGTGGCGCCGCACGCTCAAGGAAGAGTCCCTGCAAGTGACGCCACATCGTGAAGATGACACCTTACAACGGTGCCTGTATCCTGCTTGTGAAGATGGTGCCTTGCCACAGTGCCGCTGCTACACGCGTCACGCTCATTCATAGGCCGGAGCCGAGCAGGTTGGCACCGCCCGAGGACAAGGCGCGGCTGCAGGGCGACGCGACTTCAACAACAACACCGCTCCTCTACGGTCTCGTGAGACGATGCCTTGACTACGCCGACTGCCGTGGACTCAGCGTCTGGCCGGGACGAGGTGTCGACCACTCAGGCCACGCTGGCGCGAGCAACACGACGGTCATCACCGATGATGGTCTCCACCGACAATTACTCCCGCAAGGCGTAGCCCCTTGCACACCCTGAGAAGCTACTGGTCGTCGAGAAGTCCTAGCCGAGCGCGATCCATGCTACCCCAACAACAACTCCTCCAACGCCGTCAAGACCGACGAGGCACGACGGCGAGGGCAAGCGCGGCCACCGCAAAGGCCACGCTACTTGCGGcgcgtgtaccgacgaggacatgggctctgccgccgcccacacacacatcaccatcatcatgcatggagaacgcgaagcgaagacgacgaagacgaccacacagCTCAATCGGAGGTATCCcgcggagcaacccgcgggagtaattaaccgggagcatttcgaggccccgggaaccaggagatcACACAATCGCCACAGCCATCTTGGCCGtgctagtaggccacggagcgcacccTTTTTTTTGGGATATTGTAATTTTATTTATCCAGTGAGATTAATGAAATACATGTTCCCGtatctctttttcttttgtgtACTATAGTACACTGGCACGCCCACATACACAGTTTTCTTTCCCCGGCGTCTGAGAGAAACACACTCCCTTCTTCCCTTCTCCCCGGAGTCCTTAGCCGatgtttttctcgtgtcaaacatcTTCAGATGTGCTTCACAAATAAGATAAAATAAAATGGAGGACACATATTTCCATAACCAAGTTTCTTGCTATTACCTTATTCTGAACCTGAACACCACATGACGACCCACCGAAATGTAATCCGATTAAACTTTTGTTTTTAGTCTATATGAAGTTCCTTTTGGTTGTTTATCTATCCGAAGAAGTATCGCGTGTTTATTTATCCATGCTTCTTATTCCTGGTAGTACATAGCAGGTTTCTTTGATACACAGGCATATATGTCCCACCTGCAGAATATCATCTGCTTACCCGTGGTTCCGACTAACATGCTATCTTCCTTGTATTTCTTAATCTGCTTAGTAGCTTACAGTATTTTTTCCATTGCTTGCAGAGTTTGTCACCAGCAGCACATCATGCAGAGGCCCAGCAAACTGCCTGCCGTCTCTCTCCCCGGACGCCCTACCTTTTTCGGACCCCAAGGCTGGGCTGACCTCCCAGATGGCTTGCTTCACTCCATCGTTGATCGGCTGGGCTCCTTCCGAGACCTTCTTGGCTTCGCCACCACATGCCCCTCGTGGCATTCTGCCTTCTCCTCGTACCCATCAAAATCCACGTTCCTCACAAAATTACCACCTCTCCTCATCCAGCCCCATATTCGTGCACAAGGTCCTCTTCTTCCTTGTACCAGTGGTTGTCGTGAGCTATACCCATGTAAGGTTGTTGATCCAGCCAACCGAAACGCCGCCCTTCGCTGTTGGATCCCTCAAGATACCCTGGAGAAGATGACATTTATTGGATCCTCCTATGGTAAGCTCATCTACTACTGCAACGGGTACTGTCGCATCATCGATGTGTTCACCGGTGACGAGGTCTCAACTCCACGTCTCCCATCCCGTGCTGGATGTTCAAAACTTCACTTGGCTGGCATTCTAACAGCCCCACTTGCATCACCCAACTCACATCTCCTTGTCAGTACCGAGTCCTTCCTGCTTGATCTGCCTGTTGGAAACGACTCTTGGTCCGAACTCCAGCTTCCTTGTCAGTTTGTAATAGACCATTTTGTGGAGTTGGATGGTCAGCTCATTGTCTCGAATAGCTATGGGAGATCCTACGCTCTGCAGCTGGCCCCTCAGCATGGCCTGCAGGAGATAAAAACCAAGCCTGTGCGAGGAAGGCCGGTGGTAGGAAGGCTGGTGGTTTGTGGTGATATGCTTCTCATTCTCAGTTTGGGCGGGTTCCAGCGCCTCGACATGTCAACCGAGCCCGCGACACGGGTGGCCGTGGAGAAGCTGGGCGAGCGGGCACTCTTTGTAGGGGCGGAAGCGAAGAGCACGGCAGTTTCTTGCATGAGCCCGGAGCTATGGGGAGGAAGGAGCGACATCGTGTACTTTGCTCGTACAGCTCGACCTTGGTTTATCTATAGGCTGTGTGGCAGGCCAGATCGCATGCAGGATAGACCAACACGCATTGAACCTGCAGGCTTTGGAAGCACACCAGTGCAGTCATCAGTTCGGCTGCTCTGGCTGTACCCAAGCATGTTCTACTCGGATGGCCAATGAATGATCTGTGCCTGCCAGCCAACCAAGTACAGCTTGCCGCAGCACCGGCTTCATCTGAAATTTGCCTTTGAGATCCAGGTAGTAGAGATTGGTTGTTGCTGCATGGGTAGAATATGTTACTCGGTGGTACGGAGGAGTGCTCCCTGCGCTCCTTTATTTTGTTTGTTGAACTTGATAAGTTTTAACTTGTGTGGTGTTGGCACTAGCTTACATCTGGTAGCGGCGGCCATGCAATACACGGCGTACAACATGTATCCATGCTGTGGTGGACAGAAATACTGCACCTAGTGACGCGGTGTGTTGCCCATGTGCGGCCGCCCGGCTGGATCTGGGTTGCAACTCGGGAGTCCGGGCCATGATGCAGCGTGGCGACATGTCTGGCTGGCTGCAGCGGCGTGCAGTCGGCTTGCAGCGTTGCTTGCCTGCTACGGCGCCATGACTCTCATTTTAATCAGTTTGCCTTCGAATATTAGATACAATCTATAAACGGCGGCTTGACGCAGAGGGTATGGATGTGCAGTGATGGCGGTGGAATAGCCAAGCTGCTGGGATCGCAAAAAAGTGGTGGAGATATCACATGATTGACTTCGATTTGGTGATACTTCTCGACTACCTTGTCTTGAGCTCCGGGGTGAAAAACCTTGGTTTGACCCAagttggttatacctggcaatgacgATGTTCTGCATCGTTACCTTGTAGAAGGCATTGCACGGATATGTTCAGACTTAATCTtcaaggtgaaaacctagattctggcCTTTCCTGCTTGGATCCGGTGACGACGACGCTTGATAGTTgtttccttcctgaaggcgttgctgttgaagaaacTCGTTATTATTGTGGTGTCAAGGGATTGTTGATGTGGATATGGTCGTTGTTGCAGTTTGTCGAGCGTTGTTGATCGCTTTGGGGTCTTTTTCTTTTTCCTCGCGTAGGCATAGTTTTGGTCTTGTTTGACTTCGCTATTCGCCGGCGTGTTTTTTTGCGCGTGTGTGTtaatgttggctgtgtgcatcttagttatgcaggggCCGGGTGTGTGCTCATGGTGCTTTGTATctacttgatgcttcattttgagtcaataaaatccaccctttatcgGAAAAAAAATGTGCTTGGTAGCCGGTTTGTTCCTTTCTTGCGCGTCTGGTTTATGGGTTTGGTTAGGTCTAGGCTGTGGTATCGTTTAAATCCTGTAACTGCAAGCTGGACCGGAAAACGGCTGTTTTGAATTGTGAAGCAATGGAAGTTAGTCAGGTCGCACTTTATCCATAGTAGTATATTTACCTCTGCTAATGTTTAGTGGAAAATGTACGCCGCAGGCTtgtgttctactccctccgttccaaattatttgtctagatatggagatatctagcactaaaatgagtctagatacgt from Triticum dicoccoides isolate Atlit2015 ecotype Zavitan chromosome 6A, WEW_v2.0, whole genome shotgun sequence encodes:
- the LOC119318716 gene encoding uncharacterized protein LOC119318716, giving the protein MQRPSKLPAVSLPGRPTFFGPQGWADLPDGLLHSIVDRLGSFRDLLGFATTCPSWHSAFSSYPSKSTFLTKLPPLLIQPHIRAQGPLLPCTSGCRELYPCKVVDPANRNAALRCWIPQDTLEKMTFIGSSYGKLIYYCNGYCRIIDVFTGDEVSTPRLPSRAGCSKLHLAGILTAPLASPNSHLLVSTESFLLDLPVGNDSWSELQLPCQFVIDHFVELDGQLIVSNSYGRSYALQLAPQHGLQEIKTKPVRGRPVVGRLVVCGDMLLILSLGGFQRLDMSTEPATRVAVEKLGERALFVGAEAKSTAVSCMSPELWGGRSDIVYFARTARPWFIYRLCGRPDRMQDRPTRIEPAGFGSTPVQSSVRLLWLYPSMFYSDGQ